Genomic segment of bacterium:
GCTTGGGGTGAACGCGTTCAAGGTCGCCAGTTGCGACATGACCCACCATCCCCTGCTCGCGTCCCTGGGCCAGTACGGCCTGCCGGTGCTGCTCAGCACGGGCCTGGCCGACCTGGAGGAGGTGGGCCTGGCCGTGCGCGCCCTTAAGCACGGCGGCTGCAAGGAGATAGTCCTTCTGCACTGCGTGAGCGCCTACCCGGCCCCGGCCGAGTCGGTCAACCTGCGCGCCATGCAAACGCTCCAGCGGCGGTTCCGTTGTCCTGTGGGCTACTCGGACCACACGGAAGGCGCGCTCGCCCCGGCCCTGGCCGCGTCCTTGGGCGCGAGCATCGTCGAGAAGCATTTCACCTGGGACAGCGCCGCCCCTGGCCCGGATCACGCCCTGAGCCTGGGGCCTGAGGCTTTCCGCCGCATGGTCGGTGACATCCGCCTGGCCGAGAAAATGCGCGGCCACGGACGCAAAGTCCCGGCCCAGGTGGAGCGCGCCGAGCGCAAGGTCGGCCGCCGCGGCTACTACCTTCTGCGGGAAGTCCACGCCGGGGAGAAAGTGGACCCCAAGGACCTGGCCGCGCTCAAGCCCTGGACCGAGGTCGGCCCGCAGCAGTGGCACAGCCTGCGCAGTCTGGTCTACGCCCGCGACATGGCCGCCGGCGAGGGCCTGAACCGGGCGGATGTAAAACCCTTCCGTCCCGCTGCGGGTAACTGACCCCATGGCCGCCGCCCGGTTCCTGACCGCGGCCCTGGTGGGGGCCGGACGGATCGGCTGCCGCCTGGAGCGCGACCCGCTGCGCGGCAAGCCCTGCACCCATGCCGGGGCCCTGGAAGCCACCGGCCGGGTGCGCCTGGTCGCCGCCGCCGACCCCGACCCGGACCGTCTGGCCGAATTCGGCCGCGACTGGGGCGTGGGGCTCCTCTACCGCTCCCACCTGGACCTGCTGGAAAAAGAACGGGTCGATATCCTGGCTGTCGCCTCCCCCACTCACACGCACGCGCGGATTGTCGTGGACGCCGCAGAGTCCGGCAAGGTGCGCGGAATCTACTGCGAAAAGCCGATTGCACTTACGCTTGAGGATGCCGACCGCATGGTCGAGGCCTGCGAGCGCGCGGGTGTCGTGTTGGTTATCGGCCACGAGCGCCGTTTCGGGGCGCATTTTGTCCGCGCGCGCGAACTGGTGGGCTCGGGAGAGTTGGGCGAGGTGCGTAGCGTCCTCGGCCAGGCGCTCTCGGCCGAGCCGCCTCGGCTACCCAGGGAGTGGTTCGGCGGCGGGCCGCTGTTCCATGACGGGACACACCTGACCGACCTGATGAACTATTTCTGCGGCCCGGTGGACTGGGTGATCGGCAAGGTGGGCCGCGCCCACGGCCCGCGCAATGTCGAGCACACGGCAGCCGGGCTGCTGGGGTTCGCCAGCGGCGCGACCGGGTTTATCGAGGGCGGCGGGCGGCGGGATTATTTCGCGTTCGAGCTGGAAATCCAGGGCAGCCGGGGCGTGCTGC
This window contains:
- a CDS encoding Gfo/Idh/MocA family oxidoreductase; amino-acid sequence: MAAARFLTAALVGAGRIGCRLERDPLRGKPCTHAGALEATGRVRLVAAADPDPDRLAEFGRDWGVGLLYRSHLDLLEKERVDILAVASPTHTHARIVVDAAESGKVRGIYCEKPIALTLEDADRMVEACERAGVVLVIGHERRFGAHFVRARELVGSGELGEVRSVLGQALSAEPPRLPREWFGGGPLFHDGTHLTDLMNYFCGPVDWVIGKVGRAHGPRNVEHTAAGLLGFASGATGFIEGGGRRDYFAFELEIQGSRGVLRVGNRAPELWLARPSGRLSGFAELERAEFPAYTPNNGFTAAFEGLIRQIESGEPSLSTGRDGRAALAVILALYESAARGGRRVRLRPATADSPL
- a CDS encoding N-acetylneuraminate synthase family protein, yielding MKQVRIGNEHTGYVRVGGDNPCAVMAEVGINHDGSVERALELVRLAAGSGADLIKFQLIDPDAMVQRGRLGAVWEIYRRHTLSLEDMARVSHACAERSVPFVCTVFDQAGAARMVELGVNAFKVASCDMTHHPLLASLGQYGLPVLLSTGLADLEEVGLAVRALKHGGCKEIVLLHCVSAYPAPAESVNLRAMQTLQRRFRCPVGYSDHTEGALAPALAASLGASIVEKHFTWDSAAPGPDHALSLGPEAFRRMVGDIRLAEKMRGHGRKVPAQVERAERKVGRRGYYLLREVHAGEKVDPKDLAALKPWTEVGPQQWHSLRSLVYARDMAAGEGLNRADVKPFRPAAGN